A region from the Actinoplanes sp. OR16 genome encodes:
- a CDS encoding RNA methyltransferase: MTTGEDHLIEVGVGPWPGEWPSGERYDPELLEQGDRRNVVDRYRYWTREAVIADLDARRHDFHVAIENWQHDFNIGTVVRNANAFLAAEVHIVGRRRWNRRGAMVTDRYQHVRHHPTIDDFVTWAADSGIPVVGIDNLPGSRPMETTTLPRKCVLLFGQEGPGLSDPARAACDELFSIAQYGSTRSINAGVASGIAMHAWIRAHAGPPPA, translated from the coding sequence ATGACCACGGGCGAGGACCATTTGATCGAGGTGGGCGTCGGCCCGTGGCCCGGCGAGTGGCCGTCCGGCGAGCGATACGATCCCGAGCTGCTCGAACAGGGCGATCGCCGCAACGTCGTGGACCGGTACCGGTACTGGACCCGGGAAGCCGTGATCGCCGATCTGGACGCGCGCCGGCACGACTTCCACGTCGCGATCGAGAACTGGCAGCACGACTTCAACATCGGCACGGTGGTCCGCAACGCCAACGCGTTCCTCGCCGCCGAGGTGCACATCGTGGGCCGGCGCCGATGGAACCGCCGGGGCGCCATGGTCACTGACCGTTATCAACACGTTCGGCACCACCCCACGATCGATGACTTCGTGACCTGGGCCGCCGATTCCGGCATTCCGGTGGTCGGCATCGACAATCTGCCGGGCTCGCGTCCGATGGAGACCACCACGCTGCCGCGCAAGTGCGTGCTGCTCTTCGGCCAGGAGGGGCCCGGGCTCTCCGATCCGGCCCGTGCGGCCTGCGACGAGTTGTTCTCGATCGCCCAGTACGGCTCGACGCGGTCGATCAACGCGGGGGTGGCGAGCGGTATCGCGATGCACGCCTGGATCAGGGCGCACGCGGGTCCGCCGCCCGCTTGA
- a CDS encoding MarC family protein, which produces MNVKLFGEFFVTLLVIVDPPGMVPVFLALTGSMPAKARNRAGTQAVLLALGVIVGFAIAGQTLLDYLHVQLPALQAAGGLLLVLVALQLLTGKTDEPTDQVGTSNVALVPIGTPLLAGPGAIVATMLFVQRAQSFDEHLILAAAILAVMFTVWLVLRFSGVIVKLLRPAGIEVLTRIAGLLLAAIAVQLIADAVFAFVKGYSGQL; this is translated from the coding sequence GTGAATGTCAAGCTGTTCGGCGAGTTCTTCGTGACTCTGCTGGTGATCGTCGATCCTCCCGGCATGGTCCCGGTCTTCCTCGCTCTCACCGGCAGCATGCCGGCGAAGGCCCGCAACCGGGCGGGGACGCAGGCCGTGCTGCTCGCCCTCGGCGTGATCGTCGGGTTCGCCATCGCCGGCCAGACCCTCCTCGACTACCTGCACGTCCAGCTGCCTGCCCTGCAGGCCGCCGGTGGCCTGCTGCTCGTCCTGGTGGCGTTGCAACTGCTCACCGGCAAGACCGACGAGCCCACCGACCAGGTCGGCACCAGCAACGTGGCCCTCGTACCGATCGGCACGCCGCTGCTCGCCGGCCCCGGCGCGATCGTCGCGACGATGCTGTTCGTCCAGCGGGCACAGTCGTTCGACGAGCATCTGATCCTGGCCGCCGCGATCCTCGCCGTCATGTTCACCGTCTGGCTGGTGCTGCGCTTCTCCGGCGTCATCGTGAAGCTGCTCCGCCCGGCCGGCATCGAGGTGCTCACCCGGATCGCCGGCCTGCTCCTCGCGGCGATCGCGGTGCAGCTCATTGCGGACGCCGTCTTCGCCTTCGTGAAGGGTTACAGCGGCCAGCTCTGA
- the trxA gene encoding thioredoxin, producing MATVALTAANFDEVTGKDGIVLVDFWASWCGPCVRFAPTYERSSEKHPDITFGKVDTEAEQALAAKFDIRSIPTIMAVRDGIVVFAQPGALPESALESLIEKVEQLNMDEVREQISAHRKGAHGDSAKAEETAAAGRS from the coding sequence ATGGCGACGGTTGCGCTCACCGCAGCGAACTTCGACGAGGTCACCGGCAAGGACGGCATCGTCCTGGTCGACTTCTGGGCCAGCTGGTGCGGGCCCTGCGTCCGCTTCGCACCGACCTACGAGCGTTCCTCGGAGAAGCACCCGGACATCACGTTCGGCAAGGTCGACACCGAGGCCGAGCAGGCTCTGGCCGCGAAGTTCGACATCCGCTCCATCCCGACGATCATGGCCGTTCGCGACGGCATCGTGGTTTTCGCCCAGCCGGGCGCACTCCCCGAGTCCGCGCTGGAGAGCCTGATCGAGAAGGTCGAGCAGCTGAACATGGACGAGGTGCGTGAGCAGATCTCCGCTCACCGCAAGGGCGCGCACGGCGACTCCGCCAAGGCGGAGGAGACCGCGGCAGCCGGTCGTAGCTGA
- a CDS encoding PH domain-containing protein gives MDPGEPREQRGEGARRPREDDENYGYDDPAFDDTATYARGQRRADEFYEDPDEYQPPSFTEEELEGLDRGGGPRRFLPLEDEPTTLVARYLFPTERYRGEWKRHWISLTTPISIGAGATLILGYLAGFLTRQNINGMVTVAVLVWLGVISWVAWRVFDWYFDRFILTNKRVMVVNGIVTRKVAMMPLLRVTDMKYEQSALGRMLSYGTFVLESAGQDQALREVKYLPNPNELYLRVVEEMYEPQAVEARLGKEDDDAD, from the coding sequence ATGGATCCTGGCGAGCCGCGCGAGCAGCGAGGTGAGGGTGCCCGGCGCCCTCGGGAGGACGACGAGAACTACGGGTATGACGACCCGGCGTTCGACGACACCGCGACGTACGCACGCGGCCAGCGGCGAGCCGACGAGTTCTATGAGGATCCCGACGAGTACCAGCCGCCCTCCTTCACCGAGGAGGAACTGGAAGGACTCGACCGTGGCGGCGGCCCGCGCCGGTTCCTCCCGCTGGAGGACGAGCCGACCACATTGGTGGCCCGCTACCTCTTCCCCACCGAGCGGTACCGCGGCGAGTGGAAAAGGCACTGGATCAGCCTGACGACGCCGATCTCGATCGGTGCGGGCGCCACTCTCATCCTCGGTTACCTCGCGGGGTTCCTCACGCGACAGAACATCAACGGCATGGTCACCGTCGCCGTGCTGGTCTGGCTCGGCGTGATCAGCTGGGTCGCCTGGCGCGTCTTCGACTGGTACTTCGACAGGTTCATCCTCACGAACAAGCGCGTGATGGTGGTCAACGGCATCGTCACCCGGAAGGTGGCCATGATGCCCCTCCTCCGGGTGACCGACATGAAGTACGAGCAGTCCGCCCTCGGCCGGATGCTGAGTTACGGCACGTTCGTGCTCGAGTCGGCCGGTCAGGATCAGGCGCTCCGCGAGGTCAAGTACCTGCCCAACCCGAACGAGCTCTACCTGCGGGTCGTCGAGGAGATGTACGAGCCCCAGGCCGTGGAAGCGCGGCTGGGCAAAGAGGACGACGACGCCGACTGA
- a CDS encoding PD-(D/E)XK nuclease family protein: MPERLFVCTPSKLGAYVDCPRRYRYSYVDRPTPPKGPPWAHNSLGASVHTALKNWYALPAERRAPGALPTLLKATWVREGYRDVDQERATYQRALDWLESYVATLDPADEPLGVERVVATKTSVLALNGRADRIDADGGEAVIVDYKTGRSGLDADDARGSMALALYAYAAERVFRRPCRRVELHHLPTGTVASHEHTAESLERHVRRAEETAKDIMAAEKAVADGGDPDEEFPVNPGSLCGWCDFRKVCPAGVVGKEPWAAVER, encoded by the coding sequence ATGCCGGAGCGGCTCTTCGTCTGCACGCCGAGCAAGCTCGGGGCCTACGTCGACTGCCCCCGCCGCTATCGATATTCATATGTCGATCGCCCCACCCCGCCCAAGGGCCCGCCGTGGGCGCACAACTCGCTCGGTGCGAGCGTCCACACCGCCCTGAAGAACTGGTATGCACTTCCGGCCGAGCGCCGCGCGCCGGGTGCGCTGCCCACCCTGCTGAAGGCGACGTGGGTGCGCGAGGGTTACCGCGACGTCGACCAGGAGCGGGCGACCTACCAGCGGGCGCTCGACTGGCTGGAGAGCTATGTGGCCACCCTCGACCCGGCCGACGAGCCGCTGGGCGTCGAGCGGGTGGTCGCCACGAAGACGTCGGTGCTCGCGCTGAACGGCCGCGCCGACCGCATCGACGCCGACGGCGGCGAAGCAGTGATCGTCGACTACAAGACCGGCCGCTCCGGCCTCGACGCCGACGACGCGCGGGGCTCGATGGCGCTGGCGCTCTACGCCTACGCGGCCGAGCGGGTCTTCCGCCGCCCCTGCCGCCGCGTCGAGCTCCACCACCTGCCGACCGGCACCGTCGCGTCACACGAGCACACGGCCGAGTCTCTCGAACGACACGTGCGCCGAGCCGAGGAGACGGCGAAGGACATCATGGCCGCGGAGAAAGCAGTGGCCGACGGCGGCGATCCGGACGAGGAGTTCCCGGTGAATCCGGGGTCGTTGTGCGGGTGGTGCGATTTCCGGAAGGTGTGTCCGGCAGGGGTTGTCGGGAAGGAGCCTTGGGCTGCTGTTGAGCGGTGA
- a CDS encoding PHP domain-containing protein: MSRIDLHCHSTASDGTLTPAALVRAGADAGLDVLAITDHDTTGGWEQAAAARPAGLTLVRGAELSCWWGEGSQGIALHLLAYLFDPGEPLLAAELARLRGDREQRAEKIVEKLRADGVPITWAEVQEYAAGGSVGRPHIAQALIRAGLVGTTTEAFASAWLGARYFVPKSDLDVFEAVRSVRDAGGVTVFAHPRATVRGRVVPDRLIVALAESGLFGLEADHEDHTPAERRHVRELAERLGLAVTGSSDFHGTHKTVELGAHTTAPEMYEKIVSAATGVPVLG, translated from the coding sequence GTGAGCAGAATCGACCTCCACTGCCATTCGACGGCGAGCGACGGCACGCTGACCCCGGCCGCCCTGGTCCGGGCCGGCGCCGACGCCGGCCTGGACGTCCTGGCGATCACCGACCACGACACGACCGGTGGCTGGGAGCAGGCGGCCGCAGCCCGTCCCGCCGGCCTCACCCTGGTCCGCGGCGCCGAGCTCTCCTGCTGGTGGGGCGAGGGGAGCCAGGGCATCGCGCTGCACCTGCTCGCCTACCTCTTCGACCCGGGCGAGCCGCTGCTCGCCGCAGAATTGGCCCGGCTGCGCGGCGACCGGGAGCAGCGGGCCGAGAAGATCGTGGAGAAGCTGCGGGCGGACGGCGTGCCGATCACCTGGGCGGAGGTCCAGGAATACGCGGCGGGCGGCTCGGTGGGCCGGCCGCACATCGCCCAGGCGCTGATCCGGGCGGGCCTGGTCGGCACCACGACCGAGGCGTTCGCGTCGGCCTGGCTGGGCGCGCGGTATTTCGTACCGAAATCGGATCTTGATGTCTTCGAAGCGGTCCGATCGGTGCGTGATGCCGGGGGAGTGACCGTCTTCGCCCATCCTCGTGCAACAGTGCGCGGACGCGTCGTCCCGGACCGGCTGATCGTGGCGCTGGCCGAGTCCGGACTGTTCGGCCTGGAAGCGGACCATGAGGACCACACGCCCGCCGAGCGGAGACACGTCCGGGAGCTGGCCGAGCGGCTCGGCCTGGCGGTGACCGGCTCGTCCGATTTCCACGGCACGCACAAGACGGTCGAACTGGGCGCCCACACGACAGCGCCCGAGATGTACGAGAAGATCGTCTCCGCGGCGACCGGAGTCCCCGTCCTGGGGTGA
- a CDS encoding DUF6758 family protein: protein MGVTVSCPRCAAQVRKPDLMHSTWRCDNCGDVPPFHVAEHISAEIVGAVLRESASSAERIPLWCPWPLPSGWMVTGVGWSGDERFGVRATVLACSGPEPLGGGPADLVLVAEQPGVGLGTRFAGIPGLDPGHLLSEALSEHTGPHAKIKAAGHPTPLWCVKSPEDRSAYVSEAKGMWLYAVAWPASAGYLLAEHVVLHDLSEGVPPELLFGAPTPYLHGRA, encoded by the coding sequence GTGGGTGTCACGGTGAGTTGCCCCAGGTGTGCTGCTCAGGTTCGGAAGCCGGACCTGATGCACAGCACCTGGCGCTGCGACAACTGTGGTGACGTTCCGCCGTTCCACGTCGCCGAACACATCAGTGCCGAGATCGTCGGGGCGGTGCTGCGGGAGTCGGCATCGAGCGCGGAGCGGATACCACTCTGGTGTCCCTGGCCGCTGCCGTCCGGGTGGATGGTCACCGGCGTCGGCTGGTCGGGAGACGAGCGTTTCGGCGTACGAGCGACAGTGCTCGCCTGCAGTGGTCCCGAACCACTCGGGGGTGGCCCGGCCGACCTCGTCCTGGTGGCCGAGCAACCCGGCGTCGGCCTGGGTACTCGCTTCGCGGGCATACCCGGCCTCGATCCTGGTCATCTGCTCTCCGAGGCGTTGTCCGAGCACACCGGTCCACACGCGAAGATCAAGGCGGCCGGGCACCCGACTCCACTGTGGTGTGTAAAGTCACCTGAAGATCGAAGTGCTTACGTGAGTGAGGCCAAAGGAATGTGGCTCTATGCGGTAGCGTGGCCGGCAAGCGCGGGCTATCTACTCGCGGAGCACGTCGTTCTGCACGACCTCTCCGAGGGGGTGCCGCCCGAGTTGCTGTTCGGAGCGCCGACGCCTTACCTGCATGGTCGTGCCTAA